From the genome of Brevibacterium sp. JSBI002, one region includes:
- a CDS encoding pyruvate carboxylase → MFSKVLVANRGEIAVRAFRAAYELGASTVAVFPYEDRNSEHRMKADEAYMIGEEGHPVRAYLSVEEMLRVAKESGADAIYPGYGFLSENPDLARACAEAGITFIGPKADVLELAGNKVQALAAARNAGIPVLDSTRPSADIAQLLADAESMEYPLFVKAVAGGGGRGMRRVAQASDLEDALKAAMREAEGAFGDPTVFIEQAVQRPRHIEVQVLADNDSNAIHLFERDCSVQRRHQKVVEIAPAPNLDPEIAAALHADALKFAKALGYQNAGTVEFLLETDGPRAGKHVFIEMNPRVQVEHTVTEEITDVDIVASQMRIAAGATLEEIGLRQDEMRIKGAALQCRITTEDPANSFRPDTGTITAYRSAGGAGVRLDGGTVHAGAAVSPHFDSMLVKLSCRGRDFAQAVGRAKRALAEFRIRGVSSNIGFLQAVLDDPAFVAGDLSTSFIEERPQLFDARVSADRGSKLLDYLADVTVNRPHGEPGLRIRPGDKLPSIDLSAAPAAGSRDRLAELGPEGFARALREQSSLAVTDTTFRDAHQSLLATRVRTRDLLAVAGHVSRMTPELLSIEAWGGATYDVALRFLGEDPWERLEALRTAVPNINLQMLLRGRNTVGYTPYPTEVTDAFVDEAARTGIDIFRIFDALNDVEQMRPAIEAVRGTNMALAEVALCYTSDILDPKEELYTLDYYLRLAAQIVDAGAHVLAIKDMAGLLRPAATVKLVTALRENFDLPVHVHTHDTAGGQLATLYAAAAAGADAVDAASAAMAGTTSQPSLSALVAAFENTERDTGISLDAVSNLEPYWESVRKLYAPFESGLAGPTGRVYRHEIPGGQLSNLRQQAVALGLGERFEDIEHMYAAADSILGHLVKVTPSSKVVGDLALHLVGAGVAPEEFAENPDKFDIPDSVIGFLNGDLGDPPGGWPEPFRSKALAGRSAKPLTEHLEPADAEALQTPGRDRKDKLNELLFPGPTKEFQSMRSNYGDLSVVETSEYLYGLTSGEEHAVELAKGKNLLIGVQAIGGTDERGMRSVMFTLNGQLRPLQVRDRSVESEVKTAEKADPNNSGHVGSPFAGVVTMQVHEGDKVSVGDTVATIEAMKMEATITTQTAGTVARVAIADVQQLEGGDLVVVIDA, encoded by the coding sequence ATGTTCTCTAAAGTCCTCGTGGCCAACCGCGGAGAGATCGCCGTCCGTGCGTTCCGTGCCGCCTATGAGCTCGGAGCCTCCACCGTCGCAGTCTTCCCCTATGAGGACCGCAACTCCGAACACCGCATGAAGGCCGACGAGGCCTACATGATCGGTGAGGAGGGGCATCCCGTCCGCGCCTACCTCAGCGTCGAAGAGATGCTGCGGGTGGCGAAGGAAAGCGGCGCCGACGCCATCTACCCCGGATACGGCTTCCTCTCTGAGAACCCCGATCTGGCGCGTGCCTGTGCCGAAGCGGGAATCACCTTCATCGGCCCCAAGGCCGATGTGCTCGAACTGGCCGGAAACAAGGTCCAGGCGCTGGCGGCCGCACGCAATGCGGGCATCCCGGTCCTCGACTCGACACGCCCCTCGGCCGATATCGCACAGCTGCTCGCCGATGCCGAATCGATGGAATACCCCCTCTTCGTCAAGGCCGTCGCCGGCGGCGGTGGTCGCGGAATGCGTCGCGTGGCCCAGGCCTCCGACCTCGAGGACGCTCTCAAGGCCGCCATGCGCGAAGCCGAAGGCGCCTTCGGCGACCCCACGGTCTTCATCGAGCAGGCGGTGCAGCGTCCCCGCCACATCGAGGTCCAGGTGCTGGCCGACAACGACTCGAACGCCATCCACCTCTTCGAACGCGACTGCTCCGTGCAGCGCCGCCACCAGAAGGTCGTGGAGATCGCTCCGGCCCCGAATCTCGATCCCGAGATCGCGGCCGCCCTGCACGCAGATGCCCTGAAGTTCGCAAAGGCACTGGGCTACCAGAACGCCGGCACCGTGGAATTCCTCCTCGAGACCGACGGACCGCGCGCCGGCAAGCACGTGTTCATCGAAATGAACCCGCGCGTCCAGGTCGAACACACTGTGACCGAAGAGATCACCGATGTCGACATCGTGGCTTCGCAGATGCGCATCGCCGCCGGGGCCACCCTAGAAGAGATCGGCCTGCGCCAGGACGAGATGCGGATCAAGGGTGCCGCACTCCAGTGCCGCATCACCACCGAGGATCCCGCGAACTCCTTCCGCCCCGACACCGGCACGATCACCGCCTACCGCTCTGCCGGTGGTGCAGGTGTGCGCCTCGACGGCGGAACCGTCCACGCCGGTGCTGCCGTCAGCCCCCACTTCGACTCGATGCTCGTGAAGCTCTCCTGCCGCGGCCGCGACTTCGCTCAGGCCGTCGGCCGTGCCAAACGCGCCCTGGCTGAGTTCCGCATCCGCGGCGTATCGTCGAACATCGGCTTCCTGCAGGCCGTCCTCGACGATCCCGCGTTCGTCGCCGGGGACCTGTCCACGTCCTTCATCGAAGAACGCCCGCAGCTCTTCGACGCTCGGGTGAGCGCCGACCGCGGATCGAAGCTGCTGGACTACCTCGCCGATGTCACGGTCAATCGCCCCCACGGCGAACCGGGTCTGCGCATCCGTCCGGGCGACAAGCTCCCGAGCATCGACCTCTCCGCGGCGCCCGCAGCGGGCAGCCGCGACCGTCTCGCCGAGCTCGGACCGGAGGGCTTCGCCCGCGCCCTGCGTGAGCAGAGTTCCCTGGCCGTCACGGATACGACGTTCCGCGACGCCCACCAGTCCCTGCTGGCCACCCGCGTGCGCACCCGAGACCTACTGGCCGTGGCCGGGCACGTCTCCCGGATGACACCCGAGCTGCTGAGCATCGAGGCCTGGGGCGGTGCGACCTATGACGTGGCTCTGCGCTTCCTCGGCGAGGATCCATGGGAACGTCTCGAAGCCCTTCGCACCGCGGTGCCCAACATCAACCTGCAGATGCTTCTGCGCGGACGCAACACCGTCGGCTACACCCCGTACCCGACCGAGGTCACCGACGCATTCGTCGATGAGGCGGCCCGCACGGGCATCGACATCTTCCGCATCTTCGACGCTCTCAACGACGTCGAGCAGATGCGTCCGGCCATCGAAGCCGTGCGCGGAACGAACATGGCACTGGCCGAGGTGGCCCTGTGCTACACCTCGGACATCCTCGATCCGAAGGAAGAGCTCTACACGCTCGACTACTACCTGCGCCTGGCCGCACAGATCGTCGACGCCGGAGCCCATGTGCTCGCCATCAAGGACATGGCCGGCCTGCTGCGGCCGGCAGCCACGGTCAAGCTCGTGACTGCTCTGCGGGAGAACTTCGACCTGCCCGTCCACGTCCACACCCACGACACTGCGGGCGGACAGCTGGCCACCCTCTATGCTGCTGCCGCCGCCGGTGCCGATGCCGTCGATGCCGCCTCGGCGGCCATGGCCGGAACCACCAGCCAGCCGAGTCTCTCCGCGCTCGTCGCCGCCTTCGAGAACACCGAGCGTGACACCGGCATCAGCCTCGACGCCGTCAGCAACCTCGAACCCTACTGGGAGTCGGTGCGCAAGCTCTACGCACCGTTCGAGTCCGGGCTCGCCGGACCGACCGGCCGCGTCTACCGTCACGAGATCCCCGGCGGACAGCTGTCGAACCTGCGTCAGCAGGCCGTCGCACTGGGCCTGGGGGAGCGGTTCGAGGACATCGAACACATGTATGCGGCCGCCGATTCGATTCTCGGCCATCTCGTCAAGGTCACCCCGTCCTCGAAGGTCGTCGGCGATCTGGCGCTTCACCTCGTCGGCGCCGGAGTTGCGCCCGAGGAGTTCGCGGAGAACCCCGACAAGTTCGACATTCCGGATTCGGTGATCGGGTTCCTCAACGGCGACCTCGGTGATCCTCCGGGCGGATGGCCCGAGCCGTTCCGCTCGAAGGCCCTCGCCGGCCGTTCCGCCAAGCCGCTCACCGAGCATCTCGAACCTGCGGATGCCGAAGCGCTGCAGACGCCGGGCCGGGACCGGAAGGACAAGCTCAACGAGCTGCTGTTCCCCGGTCCGACGAAGGAATTCCAGTCGATGCGCTCGAACTACGGCGACCTCTCGGTCGTCGAGACCTCCGAGTACCTCTACGGTCTCACCAGCGGCGAAGAGCATGCCGTCGAGCTGGCGAAGGGCAAGAACCTGCTCATCGGCGTCCAGGCCATCGGCGGCACTGACGAGCGCGGGATGCGTTCGGTCATGTTCACCCTCAATGGACAGCTGCGTCCGCTGCAGGTGCGTGACCGCTCCGTAGAAAGCGAAGTCAAGACTGCGGAGAAGGCCGATCCGAACAACAGCGGACACGTCGGCAGCCCGTTCGCCGGAGTTGTGACCATGCAGGTCCACGAGGGCGACAAGGTCTCCGTCGGCGACACCGTAGCCACCATCGAGGCGATGAAGATGGAAGCGACGATCACAACCCAGACGGCTGGAACCGTCGCCCGTGTGGCCATCGCCGATGTCCAGCAGCTCGAAGGCGGAGACCTCGTCGTGGTGATCGATGCCTGA
- a CDS encoding peptide deformylase: MPEREIRLWGDPVLRSKCEPVTVFDDHVEALAADLVDTARPEGRAAVAAPQIGVGLRAFGYDLDGRTGYVINPEIVELGGQLRDIEEGCLSVPGLFFPTPRYEFARVRGVDAKNQPIEIEGAEVFAQMLQHEVGHLDGQVYIQTLPGERRREAMKAIRSADWFLARMP; encoded by the coding sequence ATGCCTGAACGCGAGATCCGACTGTGGGGAGACCCCGTGCTCCGCAGCAAGTGCGAACCGGTGACGGTCTTCGATGATCACGTCGAAGCTCTGGCAGCCGACCTCGTCGACACCGCACGGCCGGAGGGCCGTGCGGCCGTCGCCGCTCCGCAGATCGGGGTCGGACTGCGAGCATTCGGCTACGACCTCGACGGTCGTACGGGATATGTCATCAACCCGGAGATCGTCGAGCTGGGCGGGCAGCTGCGTGACATCGAAGAAGGCTGCCTCTCTGTCCCCGGGCTGTTCTTCCCCACCCCCCGCTACGAATTCGCTCGGGTGCGAGGGGTGGATGCGAAGAATCAGCCGATCGAGATCGAAGGCGCGGAAGTCTTCGCCCAGATGCTCCAACACGAGGTTGGGCACCTCGACGGGCAGGTCTACATTCAAACTCTGCCCGGGGAACGCCGGCGGGAGGCTATGAAAGCCATCCGCTCGGCCGATTGGTTCCTCGCCCGAATGCCCTGA
- a CDS encoding 3-hydroxybutyryl-CoA dehydrogenase — MSIQRTAVIGSGLMGAGIAEVLAKSGLDVIVREINEEASAAGRARIEKSLARAVDKGKLDAAARDEALGRLRFTTDISDLADRQLVIEAASENEDIKKSIFAELDQVVTDPEAILASNTSSMPIIRFAQATSRPERVLGVHFFNPAPVQPLVEIVSSVLTAEDVRSTVTSFVADVLGKNPIQADDRPGFIVNALLIPYLLSAVRMLEAGHATKEDIDAGMVGGCAHPMGPIKLADLVGLDTCLYAAESMYEETGDPANKPPILLSRMVDAGLLGVKSGRGFYEY; from the coding sequence ATGAGCATCCAGCGCACCGCCGTCATCGGCAGCGGACTCATGGGAGCCGGAATCGCCGAAGTGCTGGCGAAGTCCGGTCTCGACGTCATCGTCCGCGAGATCAACGAGGAGGCCTCGGCCGCAGGTCGTGCCCGCATCGAGAAATCCCTGGCTCGCGCAGTGGACAAGGGCAAACTCGATGCCGCTGCCCGTGACGAGGCGCTCGGCCGACTGCGGTTCACCACCGATATCAGCGATCTCGCCGATCGTCAGCTCGTCATCGAGGCGGCCAGTGAGAACGAAGACATCAAGAAGTCGATCTTCGCTGAGCTCGACCAGGTCGTCACCGACCCGGAAGCGATCCTGGCCTCGAACACCTCGTCGATGCCGATCATCCGATTCGCGCAGGCGACCTCGCGCCCCGAACGCGTGCTGGGAGTGCATTTCTTCAACCCTGCACCGGTCCAGCCGCTCGTCGAGATCGTCTCCTCGGTGCTCACCGCCGAGGATGTCCGCAGCACCGTGACGTCCTTCGTCGCCGATGTGCTCGGGAAGAACCCGATCCAAGCCGATGACCGTCCCGGTTTCATCGTCAATGCCCTGCTCATCCCGTACCTGCTCAGCGCGGTCCGGATGCTCGAGGCCGGACACGCGACGAAGGAGGACATCGACGCGGGAATGGTCGGCGGCTGCGCCCACCCGATGGGGCCGATCAAGCTGGCCGACCTCGTCGGTCTCGACACCTGCCTCTATGCCGCAGAGAGCATGTATGAGGAGACCGGTGATCCTGCGAACAAGCCTCCGATCCTGCTGTCGCGCATGGTCGATGCCGGCCTGCTCGGTGTGAAATCCGGACGCGGATTCTACGAATACTGA
- a CDS encoding aminotransferase class I/II-fold pyridoxal phosphate-dependent enzyme, with protein MSAPSDLSSKLDEVSAAYEEFASRGLSLDITRGKPAPEQLDLAADLLTAVSGDDYRTPGGVDTRNYGGLDGLIELREIFAPLLKVPADQLLAGGNASLTFMTQALTFAHMHGTAVDDRPWGQGPHKLLCPVPGYDRHFTLAESLGFELLTIPMDDEGPVISEAQRLAEDPAVKGMWLVPMYSNPTGITVTEARARELAAMPTAAPDFTLLWDNAYGVHHLREDHPDNLDILSLCAEAGHPERAWVFASTSKITHAGAGVSFFAGGPATVDWMRANLGKVAIGPDKINQLRHVRFFSDTAGVEAHMRKHAEIVAPKFDAVLKALEDGLGAEELAQWTSPDGGYFITLTTMEGIADRVVKLAGEAGVKLTPAGATHPYGVDPNNNIIRIAPTMPTLDEVELAAQGLVACVRLASYEKLLAG; from the coding sequence ATGTCCGCACCGTCCGACCTCTCGTCCAAACTGGACGAAGTCTCCGCCGCGTACGAGGAATTCGCCTCGCGCGGTCTCTCGCTCGACATCACACGGGGCAAGCCCGCCCCGGAACAGCTCGACCTCGCTGCCGATCTGCTCACTGCGGTCAGCGGCGACGACTATCGCACTCCCGGTGGCGTCGACACCCGCAACTACGGCGGACTCGACGGACTCATCGAACTGCGGGAGATCTTCGCTCCGCTGCTCAAGGTTCCGGCCGACCAGCTGTTGGCCGGCGGCAATGCCTCGCTGACATTCATGACCCAGGCGCTGACCTTCGCCCACATGCACGGCACGGCCGTCGATGATCGCCCGTGGGGGCAGGGTCCGCACAAGCTGCTGTGCCCCGTGCCCGGTTACGACCGCCATTTCACCCTGGCCGAATCCCTCGGGTTCGAGCTGTTGACCATTCCGATGGACGACGAGGGCCCGGTGATCTCCGAGGCGCAGCGTCTGGCCGAAGACCCTGCGGTCAAGGGCATGTGGCTGGTGCCGATGTATTCCAACCCGACCGGAATCACGGTCACCGAAGCGCGGGCACGGGAGCTGGCTGCCATGCCGACGGCGGCGCCCGACTTCACTCTGCTGTGGGACAACGCCTACGGGGTGCACCATCTGCGAGAGGACCATCCGGACAATCTCGACATCCTCTCGCTCTGCGCAGAGGCGGGTCATCCCGAACGTGCATGGGTCTTCGCCTCGACGTCGAAGATCACTCATGCCGGGGCCGGGGTGTCGTTCTTCGCCGGAGGCCCTGCCACAGTCGATTGGATGCGAGCGAACCTCGGGAAGGTCGCGATCGGTCCCGACAAGATCAACCAGCTGCGCCATGTCCGGTTCTTCTCCGACACGGCCGGGGTCGAAGCACATATGCGCAAGCATGCCGAGATCGTCGCACCGAAGTTCGATGCGGTGCTCAAGGCGCTCGAGGACGGACTCGGAGCGGAAGAGCTGGCGCAGTGGACCTCACCGGACGGCGGGTACTTCATCACTCTGACGACGATGGAGGGCATCGCCGATCGCGTCGTCAAACTCGCTGGGGAAGCTGGAGTGAAGCTGACTCCTGCCGGTGCCACGCACCCGTACGGCGTCGACCCCAACAACAACATAATCCGCATCGCGCCGACGATGCCGACCCTCGATGAGGTCGAACTCGCCGCTCAGGGCCTCGTGGCGTGTGTGCGCCTGGCCAGCTATGAGAAGCTGCTCGCCGGCTGA
- a CDS encoding class I SAM-dependent methyltransferase, with protein sequence MVRPRAQAAHGRSFGTQAGVYDEVRPGYPDSALDLALTGWEPRWSGLRVCDLGAGTGILSGRLLTRGADLIAVDPDTAALERNPAPTMVGTAEDTGLESGNLDLVTVAQAWHWFDEARAAAEVARILRPGGRLLILINQLDVRVDWVLRLSRIMHAGDVYRPQYRPQPGNGLVLTDHRLVEFTTELTVDGIVDLARTRSYWLRSNEKTRARVEANLRGYFSVEHPVSGTVDLPYMCLAYLLERG encoded by the coding sequence ATGGTGCGACCACGTGCGCAGGCCGCCCACGGCCGCAGTTTCGGCACCCAGGCCGGAGTCTATGACGAGGTGCGGCCCGGATATCCCGACTCAGCCCTCGACCTCGCGCTGACCGGTTGGGAGCCGCGATGGTCTGGTCTGCGCGTGTGCGACCTCGGTGCGGGAACGGGGATCCTCAGCGGCCGGCTGCTCACACGCGGTGCCGATCTCATCGCCGTCGATCCCGACACGGCCGCGCTCGAACGCAATCCAGCCCCCACCATGGTCGGCACCGCTGAGGACACCGGCCTGGAATCAGGGAATCTCGACCTCGTCACTGTCGCGCAGGCCTGGCATTGGTTCGACGAAGCGAGAGCAGCCGCCGAAGTCGCGCGCATCCTCCGCCCGGGAGGCCGGCTGCTCATCCTCATCAACCAACTCGATGTCCGGGTCGACTGGGTGCTGCGCCTGAGCCGGATCATGCACGCCGGCGACGTCTATCGACCGCAGTACCGACCCCAGCCCGGCAACGGTCTGGTTCTCACCGACCACAGGCTCGTCGAGTTCACCACGGAGCTCACCGTCGATGGAATCGTCGACCTCGCGCGCACCCGGTCGTATTGGCTGCGTTCGAACGAGAAGACTCGAGCCCGAGTCGAAGCGAACCTGCGCGGGTACTTCAGTGTCGAGCATCCGGTGTCCGGCACGGTGGATCTGCCGTATATGTGCCTGGCGTATCTCCTCGAACGGGGCTGA
- a CDS encoding Hsp20/alpha crystallin family protein — protein MATRFDPIRDLDRFFSEVTRTPNATTLPMDLYRDGEVFIARIDMPGVDPSSIDVDVEDRTLTVRARRESEVADKDVKWLTRERTNGTYARQLTLGNRVALDRIRADYSDGVLTLTIPVAEEARPRKISVSHAAGQTSPEVVESSSSDEPRSPGLDG, from the coding sequence ATGGCTACACGTTTCGACCCCATCCGCGACCTCGACCGATTCTTCTCCGAGGTGACCCGCACCCCGAACGCCACCACCCTGCCGATGGACCTCTACCGTGACGGCGAAGTCTTCATCGCCCGCATCGATATGCCCGGAGTCGATCCGAGCAGCATTGATGTCGATGTCGAAGACCGCACGCTCACGGTGCGCGCTCGCCGCGAGTCCGAGGTCGCCGACAAGGACGTGAAGTGGCTGACCCGGGAACGCACCAATGGCACCTACGCCCGCCAGCTCACGCTCGGCAATCGGGTGGCGCTGGATCGCATCCGCGCCGACTACAGCGACGGTGTCCTCACGCTGACGATCCCCGTCGCCGAGGAGGCCCGCCCCCGGAAGATCTCCGTCTCCCATGCAGCCGGACAGACCTCCCCCGAGGTGGTTGAATCGTCCTCGTCCGACGAACCCCGCTCCCCCGGCCTCGACGGCTGA
- a CDS encoding AEC family transporter, which produces MSLVPILLALLPVTALIAFGLALKRLPGFRSPEFWSGAEKLAYYCLLPVLLFTSVAEVDVAHVPLARLAAALVIPTVIVSLGIVVARRVIARDLPAFTSVLQGGIRFNTYIGLSLAGSLFGSEGSAVAAIVAAVLVPTVNVISSLGFELLRTGPSSLLALLRAIATNPLVLGCVAGAAANLSGLGLPDVAATVLEPLAAASLPIGLLCVGAGLQAFSMRDHARAIIASTFIKLIVLPGLSLVALSLFAVPTVPALVGLLFQSIATASSGYVMARQLGGDAKLMAALIAGQTGVMLVTLPIVLLIGKSVLG; this is translated from the coding sequence GTGAGCTTGGTTCCCATTCTCCTCGCACTGCTTCCCGTCACGGCGCTCATCGCCTTCGGTCTCGCACTGAAGAGACTGCCGGGATTTCGGAGTCCGGAATTCTGGTCGGGCGCGGAGAAGCTCGCGTACTACTGCCTCCTTCCGGTGCTCCTCTTCACCTCCGTCGCCGAGGTGGACGTAGCCCATGTCCCGCTCGCGCGCTTGGCAGCCGCGCTCGTCATTCCCACCGTGATCGTGTCCCTGGGCATCGTCGTCGCCCGCCGGGTCATCGCCCGCGATCTTCCGGCCTTCACCTCCGTGCTCCAAGGCGGGATCCGCTTCAACACCTATATCGGCCTGTCGTTGGCGGGCAGCCTGTTCGGTTCCGAAGGCAGCGCCGTGGCCGCGATCGTCGCGGCGGTCCTCGTCCCCACGGTGAACGTCATCTCGAGCCTCGGCTTCGAGCTCCTGCGCACCGGACCGAGCTCGCTGCTCGCGCTGCTGCGGGCGATCGCGACGAATCCTCTCGTGCTCGGCTGCGTCGCCGGAGCTGCGGCCAATCTCAGCGGTCTGGGTCTGCCGGACGTGGCGGCCACCGTCCTCGAACCCTTGGCGGCCGCCTCGCTGCCCATCGGGCTCCTCTGCGTCGGCGCCGGTCTGCAGGCATTCTCGATGCGTGACCACGCCCGGGCCATCATCGCCTCGACGTTCATCAAGCTGATCGTGCTGCCGGGGCTGTCCCTCGTCGCACTGTCACTCTTCGCCGTCCCGACGGTGCCGGCGCTGGTCGGGCTGCTCTTCCAGTCGATCGCCACGGCGAGCTCCGGTTATGTCATGGCGCGGCAGCTCGGGGGCGATGCGAAGCTCATGGCCGCACTCATCGCCGGACAGACCGGCGTCATGCTCGTGACTCTGCCGATCGTGCTGCTCATCGGCAAGTCGGTCCTCGGCTGA
- a CDS encoding ferritin: protein MHLSPAMQKVLNEQVTLEVEASLVYLQLSIQLDDLDLPGMTRWMRAQSEEEQVHAAKFTQHCLDRGFAPQIGDIAAPKVSGSQPLDFFKAALAHEEKVSESIRNIYRTAQDEADLDVLPLLHWFIDEQVEEESSISEIIGRLERVGNDGAGVLRIDSELGSRHPDITADSE, encoded by the coding sequence ATGCACCTGAGCCCCGCCATGCAGAAGGTCCTCAACGAGCAGGTCACCCTCGAAGTCGAAGCCTCGTTGGTCTACCTCCAGCTCTCCATCCAGCTCGATGATCTCGATCTGCCCGGAATGACGCGCTGGATGCGCGCCCAGTCCGAAGAAGAGCAGGTTCACGCCGCCAAGTTCACTCAGCACTGCCTCGACCGCGGATTCGCCCCTCAGATCGGCGACATCGCCGCTCCGAAGGTCTCCGGTTCGCAGCCGCTCGACTTCTTCAAGGCCGCACTGGCCCACGAGGAGAAGGTCTCGGAATCCATCCGCAACATCTACCGCACCGCTCAGGACGAGGCCGACCTCGACGTCCTGCCGCTGCTCCACTGGTTCATCGACGAGCAGGTCGAGGAGGAGTCGAGCATCTCCGAGATCATCGGTCGCCTCGAGCGCGTCGGCAACGACGGTGCCGGCGTCCTGCGCATCGATTCCGAACTCGGCTCACGCCACCCGGATATCACTGCCGACAGCGAGTGA
- a CDS encoding amidase family protein, translated as MSEEMLWWSTRELAGRIAAKEVSAREALQAHLDRIDEVNPALNAVVTRDDETAFARADAADAATARGESFGALHGVPMTHKDTHDTAGLRTTWGSPLMADRVPESDALIVARLKAAGITTTGKTNVPEFAAGSHTFNEVFGTTVNPYDRTKSASGSSGGVGAVLAAGIQASGDGSDMGGSLRSPASFNNVVGLRPSNGRIPHVRPGNPFAWLSQSGFMARTVSDVALLMSVASGPHPSAPGSILESGGVFDLPEFAHGSDRSPDLTGLRVGFNPDLDGLLPVETEVKEIVASAAPVFSSLGAHVDEEIPDLTDADEVFNVRRALDFVGSWGGLYEAHPDRIKESVGWNIRMGLDLTGAEVASAESARTRLHAEIDSYFAGHDVLVLTTCQVLPFDADIEYPKQINGVQLENYLDWMRALCLISATGCPAISVPAGFSASGLPVGVQIVAKPGADVELLRVAHAFEAATGHHSRRPDL; from the coding sequence ATGAGCGAGGAGATGCTGTGGTGGTCGACCCGTGAGCTGGCCGGCCGAATCGCCGCCAAAGAAGTCTCTGCTCGGGAGGCTCTGCAGGCCCATCTCGACCGCATCGATGAGGTCAACCCTGCCCTCAACGCCGTCGTCACCCGAGACGACGAAACCGCCTTCGCCCGAGCTGATGCCGCAGACGCAGCAACCGCCCGCGGTGAGAGCTTCGGTGCCCTGCACGGAGTGCCGATGACGCATAAGGACACCCACGACACGGCAGGTCTGCGCACGACCTGGGGTTCACCGCTCATGGCCGATCGCGTGCCCGAATCGGATGCGCTCATCGTCGCCCGTCTCAAAGCCGCCGGAATCACGACGACAGGCAAGACGAACGTGCCCGAGTTCGCCGCCGGATCCCACACCTTCAATGAGGTCTTCGGCACAACCGTGAACCCCTACGACCGGACGAAATCGGCATCGGGATCCTCCGGTGGCGTAGGTGCGGTGCTCGCAGCCGGGATCCAGGCCTCAGGTGACGGCTCCGATATGGGCGGATCACTGCGGTCGCCGGCATCGTTCAACAACGTCGTCGGTCTGCGGCCGAGCAACGGCCGTATCCCCCACGTTCGACCGGGCAACCCCTTTGCGTGGCTGTCCCAGAGCGGATTCATGGCACGCACGGTCTCCGATGTGGCGCTGCTCATGTCGGTGGCCTCAGGGCCGCATCCTTCGGCGCCGGGATCGATCCTCGAGTCGGGCGGCGTGTTCGACCTCCCGGAGTTCGCACACGGCTCCGACCGCTCCCCCGACCTCACCGGACTCCGGGTCGGCTTCAACCCCGACCTGGACGGACTGCTTCCGGTCGAAACCGAGGTGAAGGAGATCGTCGCGTCCGCCGCACCGGTATTCAGCAGCCTCGGTGCACATGTGGACGAAGAGATCCCGGATCTCACGGACGCCGACGAGGTGTTCAACGTCCGCCGCGCCCTCGACTTCGTGGGCTCCTGGGGCGGCCTGTATGAGGCGCACCCGGACAGAATCAAGGAATCGGTCGGGTGGAACATCCGCATGGGGCTCGACCTCACCGGCGCCGAGGTGGCTTCGGCCGAATCAGCGCGCACCCGTCTGCATGCGGAGATCGACAGCTACTTCGCCGGACACGACGTCCTCGTGCTCACCACGTGCCAGGTCCTGCCGTTCGACGCGGACATCGAGTATCCGAAACAGATCAACGGTGTGCAGCTGGAGAACTACCTCGATTGGATGCGAGCACTGTGCCTGATCTCGGCGACCGGCTGCCCCGCCATCTCGGTGCCTGCCGGCTTCTCGGCCTCCGGTCTGCCGGTGGGTGTGCAGATCGTGGCGAAACCCGGCGCTGATGTCGAGCTGCTGCGAGTCGCTCACGCCTTCGAGGCAGCCACCGGACATCACTCCAGACGTCCGGACCTCTGA